CGGCAGACAATCTTTTCCGTACAGGAGAAAAATCGTACGGCACAGATGATTCCGGTGCATTTGGGGAAGGTCTGGGCTGGTACCTTTATGATTTCGGAGGTACAATCAAAGGTGGTTCTGATCCCCGTAAAGCCCATGTATGTTATCCGATAGAAGGTCACACAATCATTGTCCGCACCGCGAAAGGGAACTATGCTAAAGTCAGGATACAGAGTATTTATAAAGACTTGTTAGATCCAAAAGATTGGTATAAAGATTCCCCTACCCCTTATTTTACCTTCCAGTATGTATTGGTAAAAGCAGGTAGTAAAACATTTGAAATCAAATAATAATAACCTTAATCTTATCCGAATCCAGATGTTTAGTACACAAACACGAACCAATAACATGAATAAACTATATGCATTTCTATGCACACTGCTTTGCATAGTGATGACCCTCAGCTCCTGCACGAAGACAGAAGAGCTGGAACCGCTACCGGAAGATAAAATACTGGAATACAAAGTAGTTAATCTTACCGATGATCAGGTTATCTATGGTGCTATTGATAATCAAAAAAATACAATTACGGTATATCTTCCATTCTATTACGGTCTTTCTGTAATTGATCCGGAGATTAAGCTTTCTAACGGAGCCAAACTAAAAGAAGAAATTCTTCCCATTCAGGTAGAAGCTACAGGAACAACATATACAGTCACCGCTGCGAATGGTATTTCCAGAACTTATACATTGCAAATAGTTCTTCAAAGTACATCTTCACTGGCTGTATCCTGGCAGACTCCACTTTCTCTTAATCAATCACCAGGAAAAACTATGCCCGCTATCCTGGGAAATTTTGCACACAGTAACGCCAAACTCGTTAAAGTAACCCTGATCAATCAGGAAAATCAAAAGCGATATACGATGGGGGTTAACAGTGCTTCATTATCCACTATAGAGAAAGACCTTTATCTTTTACGTTTTACCGGTACCGAATATATAGACAGAATTCCTGCCGACATTACCAATGGTACGTACAAAGTAGAAGTCCAAAGTCTGGGACATACGTCACTTATCGCAGAACCTTTGACAATCTCTTATGTACAACCTGATGTTTACCTTCCTAAATCATCCATAGACCTTAAGAAAACAGATGAGTGGGAAATTGTTCCGCAATCCAATACCGTATTTCTGGGATTACAAAAGGTGACTGCGACTGTCAATGGAAAAGATTATGTTCTGCCTGTCAAATCATGGAGCAGAACAGCCCTAAAAGTTGGTTTCCCAACAGATTTTCCATCAGGAAATTTACCTGTTGTAAACGTCAGATTTGACTTCGAAGGATGGAAGTCAGTGACCTTAAGCGCCTGGTTGAACATTA
The Sphingobacterium spiritivorum genome window above contains:
- a CDS encoding DUF5018 domain-containing protein; translated protein: MNKLYAFLCTLLCIVMTLSSCTKTEELEPLPEDKILEYKVVNLTDDQVIYGAIDNQKNTITVYLPFYYGLSVIDPEIKLSNGAKLKEEILPIQVEATGTTYTVTAANGISRTYTLQIVLQSTSSLAVSWQTPLSLNQSPGKTMPAILGNFAHSNAKLVKVTLINQENQKRYTMGVNSASLSTIEKDLYLLRFTGTEYIDRIPADITNGTYKVEVQSLGHTSLIAEPLTISYVQPDVYLPKSSIDLKKTDEWEIVPQSNTVFLGLQKVTATVNGKDYVLPVKSWSRTALKVGFPTDFPSGNLPVVNVRFDFEGWKSVTLSAWLNITT